ACAACGTGGCTTCCCGCCCGCCTTTTTACAGAAAAGCCCTTTCTGGCGAGGATCCTTATCAGCCGTTCTCCCGAGATCACCGGGGGCTCAGCGGAGATCTGCCAGCTCCACCTTCAGGACCTCGGCGTTCTCAACCAGAAGCTCTTGCCTGAGAACCTCAAAAACGAGCCCGATCGCCTCCTTGATCTTCATCAGGGCCTCCTCTTTCGTCTCGCCCTGACTTATGGCTCCCGGCAGTTCGAGGCACCGAACAGTATAACCTCCCTCTTCCTGAGGCTCGAGGACGACTGTGTACTTCATCGTGATTATGGTTGATGACGGGTATATTTATAACAGGATTACAGCGGAACTTTTCATCATACAGAGCAGCATAAAGCGGTTCCGTACATATCGTCGCAGTGGGCGCAGGCATAAACTGCTGATAAGTCAGCGATCAAGAATCCCCATGAATCTTTTGATCCAGGAGGTCGAGGGCGGCGCCAACGGGTGCCATGGCATTATGAAGGAGCAGAATGATCTTTATACTTCAGATACTACATTTAATTGGTTGGACCGATCATGGAGAAGCTGCATCTGCCCATAATTGTGGAGATCGACGAGGACGGATACTACATCGTGAGCTGCCCGCTCCTCAAGGCCTGTCACACCTTCGGGGAGACGATCGAAGAGGCGATGGAGAAGATAAAGGAGGTCATCGAGATGTGCCTGGAAGATACGCCCATCGAAGACCTCAAAACCTTCGTCGGATATAGAGAGCTGGAAGTCGTTTGCGATGCAGAAGCTTCCTACGATTGACGGCCAAGAACTCCTTAAATTTCTCTCTAGCCTGGGATTCGTGGTGGTCAGAACCAGGGGATCTCATCTCCAGCTGAGGGCGGAGGACGGCAGGAGCACCACTATTCCCCTCCACGCCAAAAGAGAGGTTCCCAAAGGCCTCCTTCGAAAGATAATCCGCGATGATCTGGAGATGAGCCTGGAAGAGTTCCTGGATCTATTTTCAGAATACAGAGGGCGATGAAGATCCATCCTTCAACGTTCCGGCGGCCCAGAGCGCCTCTCTCCTCGAAGCTGGGATAAGTTTTTAGGGTTATCCTCCAAAAGGTAAGCCATCACAGTCGATCTCCCGAGGCGCATGGAATGACGAAGGACGCGATCATCACCCTCTCCATCGACGAGGCGGGAACACCTCCCGAGGCCACCTTCCTCTTTAGCGTCATGGTGGATGGCACGGTCGTCGCCAGCAACCAGAGCCTATCGCCCGAGGATTCCAAAGCGGTCCGTGAGATCTCCCGCCGCTACAACGGACTCTTCGAAGCCGGATGCATGCCAAAATTGGCCGCGGAGAAGCTAGCCGCCCTCAGCGCGGAGCTCTTCGCCCTCTGGCTCGCTGGGTCCTGGGAGAAGATCAAAGATATGGTGAAGCCCGGCTCTCAACGCCTCCTGGTGATCGCCTCGGATCTGCCGGACGTTTTGAACCTGCCCTGGGAGCTTCTCCGCCCGCCAGGGGGGCATTTTCTGGGCGTGGATTCCAAGTTCAGCATACGCCGATTTCTCCGAGCTGGAGGGCAGATCCCGGCCTTCGATGGAGAGCTTCGCCCCCGACCCCGACCCTGACAAAGTTTAAGGACGATCCCTCCCTATCCCCCAGCGACTATGAAGAAGATCCAATACTACAGCACCAACGGCCACCCCGAGCGCCTCGACTTCAAGGAGGCGCTCCTCCGGGGCCAGGCCCCCGACAAGGGGCTCTACGTCCCCGACTCGATCCCCCGGATCCCAAAAGAGGAGCTCGCCCGCTTCTCGGGGATGGAGTACCCCGAGATCGCCCTCTCCGTGATGCGCCGCTACATCGGCGACCTCATCCCCGAGGATGACCTCGTCGCAATCCTGAAAGATGCCTACGACTTTCCCGTCCCCATCGAGAAGGTCTACGACGAAAAGTACGTGATGCGCCTCGACCGCGGCCCCACCTTCTCCTTCAAGGACTTCGCCGCCCGGCTGATGGGCCGGCTGATGCAGCACTTCCTAAAAGAGGAGGGCCGCTCGATGGTGATCCTGACGGCGACCTCCGGGGACACGGGAAGCGCCGTCGCCCACGCCTTCTACGGCCTGGATAACATCCGGGTCGTGGTCTTGTTTCCGGAGGGAGAGGTGACCGGAAGGCAGAGAAAGCAGATGACCACCCTCGGCAAAAACGTCCACGTGATGGCCGTCGACGGCAAGTTCGATGACTGCCAGGCGATGGTGAAAGAGGCCTTCGTCGACCCCGACTTCGCTGACCTCAATTTGTCGTCCGCCAACTCCATCAACATCGGCCGGTTGATTCCGCAATCGATCTACTACTTCTACGCCTGGTCCCGGACAGCGGCCCCCGACCGGGAGGTCGTCTTCTCCGTTCCTTGCGGCAACTTCGGAAATGTCATGGCGGGGCTCCTCGCCATGAGGATGGATCTACCCGTCCATCGTTTCGTCATCGCCACCAACGAGAACGACGAGTTCCCCCGTTTCCTCTCCACCGGGGACTACCGGCCGATCCGGCCCTCGGTCAAGTGCATCTCCAACGCCATGAACGTCGGCCACCCCTCCAACCTCGCCCGGATCTTCTGGCTCTATGGCGGAGAGATGGACGAGACCGGCCGGGTCGTCCGGGCGCCCCAGATCGAGGCGATGAGGCGGGATATATTCGCCGTCTCCGTCACCGACGCCGAGACGCGGGAGACGATCTCCGAGGCGTACAACAGGTACGACGTCCTCCTGGAGCCCCACGGCGCCGTCGGCTGGGCGGGCCTCGCCCGCTACCTGAAGGAGGTCGAGGACTGGAGGCCTTCCGTCTCCCTGGAGACCGCCGACCCCGCCAAGTTCCCCGAGGAGGTGGTCCGGGCCGTCGGCCTCGAGCCGCCGGTGCCAGAGAGCATGGCCCGCCTCGACGGCATGGAGGAGAGGTTCGACCTCATCGCCGGGGAGTACGGCTCCTTCAAGGAGAGGCTCTCTGAGCTCTTCCGGGGATAGGGGGGTGAGAGGATGGATTACGGGCCAGAGATCATCTTTGACGACATAGGAAGCTACCCCCTCCCGGCGGGGATGAGCCGGGAGAGCCTCCCTCAGGGGGGATCTTACCTCGCCGTCGTCGAGGAGGCCATGGTCCAGAAGGTCGAGGCCGGGGTCCAGCGCCCCACCTACCCCCAGTTCCGGGACATGATCCGGATGTTCATGGACCCGATCGAGGACCCCAAAAGGTCGGAGAGCCCCTACCTCGTCCGGGCGGAGGAGGCCCGGATCCTGGAGCTATCGGCCCTGGAGGCCCTGGGGAGGAGGATGGAAGGGGCTGGAGGGAGGCTTGAAGCCCGGGTCTGCGTCACCGGCCCCGTGGAGCTCTACATATCCCGGTTCGGTGCCACCGACTACCGGGACATCCTCGATAACCTCGCCAGAAGCGTCGGAAGGTTCGTCGAGATGGCGAAACTGAGCCGCCACTTCCAGGTCGCCGTCATCTCCATAGACGAGCCGAGCCTCGGGATCAGTCCCAACGTCATCTTCGACGATGACGAGATAAAAAAAGCCCTGGAGATCGCAGCCCGTCCCTGCGGGGGGATCGACTGCGAGGTCCACCTCCACTCCCCCCTGATGGCGGAGGCGTGCTCCAGCGTCCCCGGGATCAACGTCATCGGGGTCGAGTCGGCAGCAAATCCCGACTACCTCAGCCTCGTCGACCGGCGGGTCCTGGAGGATCACGGAGCCTTCCTCCGGGTCGGGATCGCGAGGACCGACATCGACGGAATGGTGGCAAGGCTGAACGACCGGCTCGAGACGAACCTCTGGCTCGACCCCCAGAGGCTGGCAAGGGAGGTCTCCGCCTCCGAGGCCGCGGAGCTGATGGAGAAGAGGCTCGCCGATGCGTGCCGCCTCTTCGGAGACCGGGTGAGGTACGCGGGGCCCGACTGCGGCCTCGGCTCCTGGCCGAGCCAGAGGATGGCGAAAGATTGCCTCGCCCGCTGCGCGAGGGCCATCGCCTCCTTCGCCTCCAGGGGGTAGCTGGAGGGGATCGGCAGAAGATGGCCGGCCGAGGGGTCTTGGCCGGCCGGGCTGTCGAGGCCGGATCCCCCTCCTCGGGGGAGGACTGCCGGGATAATTTCTCCCGATACCCGGTATACGGGGTTATTATCTAAAATCCGTCCTTCCTCCCGAAGAGGAGGGGATTTTCGGGGAAATCATAACCACTATGTATAAATATTTTAAGATCATTCTATGCACCATGAGATTGAGGGTTGTTAGTTCTAAAGAGGAGATCCCGGAGCTTAACCCCAACGAGCAGATGATCCATCTCGCATTCAGGCCGTCGAATATGGACGTGATGACCCTGATCCAGAGGTGCCCCCGGATCCGAACCGTCCAGACCCCCCCATCCTACTACAGGACGATGTCCAAGGCGGCGAGGCAGTTTCTGGAGATCCAGGGGGTGGAGCTGCTGCGGGGCGACGTCTGGGGCCACAGAAAGGACATCGACGAGTACTACGAGATCGACGAGGGGGTCATCGAGAGGATATCCAAACTGATCTCGGAGGGTCGGAAGATCGATGAGGTCGTAACTCTGGTAAAAAGAGAGACGAAGCTCTCGGAAGATATGATCAAGTACATCCTCAAGACGAGCGTCATCATCTGAGGGGCCCTCGGGGGAGCCTCCATCGGCGGGCGCCCCCCCCCGCGTCCGTCGGGCCCCTCAGGCCCCGGAGTCCACACCATCACGATTTTATCTCATAAGAGTTGACTCAAAGGCCGAGGATTGAAATGAAGCCTTAGATCGGCGATCTGATTTCGGTAGGGCTTGCCTGGGGGACGTCAGGATCGGAAGATCGTCTCCCGGATGGTGGATGAGGATCATTCCCGGCCGTCGAAGAATCTAGCGCCGATCGATGGCGATCAAGCGGCCCGATCCTCGAAGCTGGCCGTTGGGCATCGACGATTGCGGCCTTCGGTGATGATCATGACAAAGGTTGTGCTTAACTTCAAGACCTACTCGGAGGCTACGGGGGCTGAGGCCCTGAAGCTCTCCCGGATTTGTGAGGAGGCAAAAGATCAGTACGACGTCGAGATCGCCGTGGCGGTTCAGGCCCCGGATATCCGGCTGATATCGGAGAACGTATCGATACCCGTCTACGCCCAGCACGTCGACGGGGTCGGGTTCGGCGGCTTCACCGGCTCCATCACCGCCGCCGCCGTCAAGGCTGCGGGAGCCACCGGGACCCTCATAAACCATTCGGAGAGGAGGCTCCGGCTCGCCGAGATCGAGGCCTCTATTTCGGCCTGCCGGGCCGCCGGGATCTCCGCCATAGTCTGCACCAACAACGTCCCCACCACCCGGGCCGCCGCCTCCCTCAAGCCCGATTACGTGGCGGTGGAGCCCCCCGAGCTGATCGGTAGCGGCATCCCCGTCTCCAAGGCCGACCCCGGCATTGTAACGGGGTCGGTAGAGGCGGTGAAGAGGATCGAGCCCTCCGTCGGGGTTCTCTGTGGAGCCGGGATCAGCCGGGGCGAGGACCTCCGGGCGGCCCTCGATCTCGGGTCGGAGGGGGTCCTCCTCGCCTCGGGGATCGTCAAGGCGAAGGATCAGAAGGCGGCCCTGGAGGACCTCCTCTCCGGGATCCGGAGGTGACCCCATGATCTGCGTCAGGGTCCGGGTCTCCGGGAGGGTCCAGGGCGTAAGCTACAGGAATTTCACCCGGAGCCACGCCGCGGAGCTGGGGGTGAAGGGCTGGGTCCAGAACCTTCCTGGGGGCGGCGTGGAGGCCCTCCTCCAGGGGGAGAGGAAGAAGGTGGGGGAGCTGTTGAGCCTGATGAAGGAGGGGCCCGCCGGGGCCCTCGTCTCCGGGATGGAGGTATCCGAGGTGCCTTGCCGGGAGATCGAGGAGTTCAAGGTGGTCCGCTGAGGAGGGATGGTCCAATGCTTTCGGTCAACAGATACAAATGCGGCTACTGCGGGGCCTGCGTCGGGGTATGTCCCGTCGCCGCCCTGGAGCTGGTGGAGACCTGGATCGAGGTCGGCGACGACTGTACGGAATGCGGCCGGTGCACCAAGATCTGTCCCCTGGGCGCCCTGGAGCTTAAAAAAGAGGCGAAGGCATGAGGTGCGACCTGGTGGTGGTGGGGGCGGGGCCCGCCGGCTCGATGACCGCCAAGGCCGCGGCCGAGGCGGGGCTGGACGTTGTATTGCTGGAGAAGAGGCAGGAGATCGGCGACCCCGTCCGGTGCGCCGAGGGCGTCAGCAAGGCCGCCCTCAAGAAGCTCGTCGACCCGGACCCCACCTGGATCTCCGCCGAGGTGAAGGGGGCGAGGATCCGGGGGCCCGACGGGACGGAGATCGTCATATCCGAGGATCGGGCAGGGGCGGAGGTGGGCTACGTCCTGGAGAGGAAGGTCTTCGACCGGGCCCTGGCGCAAGAAGCGGCGGAGGCCGGAGCGAAGGTGATGGTCAAGACGAGGGCGCTGGATCTCCTCTGGGAGGGAGGCGTCCCCGCTGGGGTCACGGCGCAGTTCATCGGCGAGAGCCTCAGGATCGAGGCTCCCCTCGTCGTCGGAGCCGACGGGGTCGAGTCGAAGGTGGGCCGCTGGGCGGGGATCGATACCGCCCTCAAACCCAAGGACATCGAGACCTGCGCCCAGTTCCTCGTCCAGGACGATAAAATCGACGACGACTACTGCGTGTTTTACCTCGGAAACGAGATCGCCCCCGGCGGGTACGTCTGGTCCTTCCCCAAGGGCCCCTCTCTCGCCAACGTCGGGATCGGCGTCCTCGGCTCAAAGGCCGACTCCGGGACCCCCATCAGGCTTCTGAGGGAGTTTATGAAGAAGAACTTCCCCGACGGGAAGGTTCTGGAGATGATGGCGGGCGGGGTTCCGGTCTCCGGCCCCATCGAGGCGACGGTCGCCGACGGGGTGATCCTCGTCGGGGACGCGGCCCGGCAGTCCGACCCCATCACCGGCGGCGGGATCATCAACGGGATGAGGGCCGGGGTGATGGCGGGGGAGATCGCCGCAGACCTGGTCCCCAAGGGGGAGGTGGACAAGAGATCCCTCCAGGTCTACGAGAAGGGGTGGAGGGAGACGATCGGAAAGTCGATCACCAGGAACTTCGCCGTCAAGGAGTTCTTCGTCGACCTCACCGACGACGACCTCAACCGGCTGATCCACTCCCTCGACGGGATCGACGTCGCAGAATTGGACCTGAGGGGGCTATTGAAGGTCCTGGTCCGGCAGAACCCGAAGCACCTCCTGAAGCTCCGCCACCTCATCGTCTAGCCGCCGTCTTCCCCGCTCCTCCGACGGCTCCGCCCTCCGGCGGCTCAGCCGCCGGATAGGCCGGGGAGGCGGTCGAGGTCGAACTCGATCCGAACGCAATCGCGGTCGGCGCCGATGGAGACGACGGTGGTGTGAAAGACGTATCGGAGGGTCCGCCGCCCCCCCGGCACCCTCACCCCGTGGTCGCGAGCGAGCCTCGATAGGGTGCAGGCCTGGAGGACGGGGCCGGACTGGAGGAAGAGGAGGCCCGGAAGGTTGAGGCTCTGGTGGGATAAGGTCGGAAACTTCTCCTCCAGGATCGCCGCCAGCTCGGTCCGGGTGATCTCGACCGCCCTTCCCTCGCTCTCGACCCGGAGGTGATCCTCGTCGGCCTCGACGGCGTCGACGTGGGCCTTGAGGGTCGAGGAGATGTAGTTGGCCCCCCTCCCCCTCTTCTCGGGCGGGAGGAGCTCTTCGAGCCTGGGGAGGAAGGGGCGGAGGAGGGGTCCGCTCCCGCCGAATAGGGCGCCCGGCAGGTTTTTCACCTCCGCCGAGAGGTCTCTTACGTCCTGCTTTGTCACTTCGACATGGACCATGCTTCTTTTTCGGGGGGTCAAAGGGCATGTAGTTGTCGGGCTGTTAGCTTACTTCGTGCTCCTAACCGATGCTTTTATCATTTCTTCTATAAATCTCACAGTTAGAGGGAAAAAGCGAATTGGGAGCATCGCAGTAGTTCACAGAGCTAGTTAGAAAATTCGATAACAAAGTCAAATCCGATAAGTTCGGCCATTACAACGATACCTGGCTCCTACAAGAGTCTATCAACACCCTCTTTAGAACCCCGAAATGTTAACTGGACAACGAAAAGAGATATTTTAAGGTTTAGTACGGGAGCATTCATATAGGCACTTCAGGCCCATGGATAGAGTAAAATGGAGCTAGTATGCCACAACTGGAACATATCGAAGCCATCGAAAAACGCCTCTGGAACGCGGCAGACACGCTCCGCGCCAACTCTAATTATGCTAGCAATGAGTATTTCTTGCCCGTTATGGGTCTCGTATTTCTGCGGCACGCCTACAGCCGCTATCTGGCAGTGCCCAAGACCGAGTATCAGGAGCTGGACAACGTCCTCCTCGGACAGCTACTGTGCACGCTCAACCCTGACGAGCTGAAGAAGGTCTCTGGCGACATCTTCGGTCGCATCTACGAGTTCTTCCTCACCCAGTTCGCCGATCAGAAGGCTCACGACGGCGGCGAGTTCTTCACCCCCATCTCATTAGTATCCCTGATAGCCCATGTGCTCGACCCGGCCACAGGCTCTGGCGGCATGTTTGTGCAGAGCGCCCGCATCGTCGAGGAACAAGGCCAGAATCCAACAGACCGGCTAACCTTCCGAGGTCTCGAAAAGAACGCCACCACCATCCGCCTTGCCAAGATGAACCTGGCCGTCCACGGCCTCGAAGGCGACATCCAGAGGGCGATCACCTACTACGAAGACCCTCACGAGCAGGTGGGCAAGGCCGACAAGGTCAAGACCGATCCTCGCCTTCCTTTCGGACTTCCCGGAGTCAACAAGAAGGATAAGGTCTCCAACGGAAATTACATCTGGATCAGCTACTTCTACAGCTACCTGAACGAGGGGGGGAGGGCCGGCTTTGTCATGTCGTCCCGGGCCTCCAGCGCCGGGGGCGGCGAGGCGAAGGTGCGATACTTCTGGAAGCAGGCCCGCTGGCCCGCCGAGCGGTTTCCCGAGGCGAAGCTCTGCGACGTGGAGGGGCTGGGAAAGCTGGTGGACCGGGCCGAGATCGCCGCCAACGACTGGAGCCTGACCCCCGGCCGCTACGTCGGCGTTGCGCCCGAAGAGGAGGATGAGGACTTCGATTTCGAGGAAGCCCTGCGCGAAATTCACGTGGAGCTGGAGGACCTCAACGCCGAGGCGGTGAAGCTGGCGGCGACGATCAAGAATAACTTCGAGGAGCTGGGGATATGAAAGGACTCTCGGAGCGATTGCCTGATGATTACGCCGCGCTTCTGGCTGAAGTGAAGGAACGCGTCTATTCAGCCCAGTACGAAGCCCTCAAGGCGGTCAACAGGGAGCTTGTCGCGCTTTACTGGGACATTGGCAAGCTGATTGCCGGACGGCAAGAGAGGGAGGGTTGGGGCAGATCCGTCGTCGAGCGGTTGGCCGATGACCTGCAAAACGAGTTTCCAGGAGTGAGGGGGTTCTCGGTCCAGAATCTGTGGTATATGCGGCAGTTTTACCTGGAATATCGTGGCGACGAGAAACTCCAACCGCTGGTTGGAGAAATTAGCTGGAGCAAGAATCTGATCATCATGGCTCGCAGCAAAGACCCTCTTGAGCGCGAGTTCTACATCCGGATGACCCGGAAGTTCGGTTGGTCGAAGAATGTATTGATTCACCAGATCGAGAATCAGAGCTACGAAAAGACCCTCCTCGGCCAGACCAACTTCGACAAGACGCTGACGCCCGACCAGCGCACACAGGCTAAACTTGCTGTGAGAGATGAATATACCTTCGACTTTATTGAGATGGGCGAAGAGCACTCGGAACGCGAGCTGGAACGCGCCCTCATCGCCCGCATCGAGGACTTTCTTCGCGCCATGGGTGGGTTATTTGCCTTTGTCGGCAGCCAGTTCCGGCTTGAGGTGGACGATAAGGAGTACTTCATCGATCTGCTCCTCTACCATCGCCGCCTCAAATGCCTCGTCGCCATCGAACTCAAGATTGGCGAGTTTCAGCCGGAGTTCGTGGGCAAGATGCAGTTTTATCTGACGGCCCTGGACCGACAG
The sequence above is drawn from the Methanothrix harundinacea 6Ac genome and encodes:
- a CDS encoding 4Fe-4S dicluster domain-containing protein, with amino-acid sequence MLSVNRYKCGYCGACVGVCPVAALELVETWIEVGDDCTECGRCTKICPLGALELKKEAKA
- the thrC gene encoding threonine synthase — encoded protein: MKKIQYYSTNGHPERLDFKEALLRGQAPDKGLYVPDSIPRIPKEELARFSGMEYPEIALSVMRRYIGDLIPEDDLVAILKDAYDFPVPIEKVYDEKYVMRLDRGPTFSFKDFAARLMGRLMQHFLKEEGRSMVILTATSGDTGSAVAHAFYGLDNIRVVVLFPEGEVTGRQRKQMTTLGKNVHVMAVDGKFDDCQAMVKEAFVDPDFADLNLSSANSINIGRLIPQSIYYFYAWSRTAAPDREVVFSVPCGNFGNVMAGLLAMRMDLPVHRFVIATNENDEFPRFLSTGDYRPIRPSVKCISNAMNVGHPSNLARIFWLYGGEMDETGRVVRAPQIEAMRRDIFAVSVTDAETRETISEAYNRYDVLLEPHGAVGWAGLARYLKEVEDWRPSVSLETADPAKFPEEVVRAVGLEPPVPESMARLDGMEERFDLIAGEYGSFKERLSELFRG
- a CDS encoding acylphosphatase, translating into MICVRVRVSGRVQGVSYRNFTRSHAAELGVKGWVQNLPGGGVEALLQGERKKVGELLSLMKEGPAGALVSGMEVSEVPCREIEEFKVVR
- the tpiA gene encoding triose-phosphate isomerase, which produces MIMTKVVLNFKTYSEATGAEALKLSRICEEAKDQYDVEIAVAVQAPDIRLISENVSIPVYAQHVDGVGFGGFTGSITAAAVKAAGATGTLINHSERRLRLAEIEASISACRAAGISAIVCTNNVPTTRAAASLKPDYVAVEPPELIGSGIPVSKADPGIVTGSVEAVKRIEPSVGVLCGAGISRGEDLRAALDLGSEGVLLASGIVKAKDQKAALEDLLSGIRR
- a CDS encoding class I SAM-dependent DNA methyltransferase, which codes for MPQLEHIEAIEKRLWNAADTLRANSNYASNEYFLPVMGLVFLRHAYSRYLAVPKTEYQELDNVLLGQLLCTLNPDELKKVSGDIFGRIYEFFLTQFADQKAHDGGEFFTPISLVSLIAHVLDPATGSGGMFVQSARIVEEQGQNPTDRLTFRGLEKNATTIRLAKMNLAVHGLEGDIQRAITYYEDPHEQVGKADKVKTDPRLPFGLPGVNKKDKVSNGNYIWISYFYSYLNEGGRAGFVMSSRASSAGGGEAKVRYFWKQARWPAERFPEAKLCDVEGLGKLVDRAEIAANDWSLTPGRYVGVAPEEEDEDFDFEEALREIHVELEDLNAEAVKLAATIKNNFEELGI
- a CDS encoding PDDEXK nuclease domain-containing protein; the encoded protein is MKGLSERLPDDYAALLAEVKERVYSAQYEALKAVNRELVALYWDIGKLIAGRQEREGWGRSVVERLADDLQNEFPGVRGFSVQNLWYMRQFYLEYRGDEKLQPLVGEISWSKNLIIMARSKDPLEREFYIRMTRKFGWSKNVLIHQIENQSYEKTLLGQTNFDKTLTPDQRTQAKLAVRDEYTFDFIEMGEEHSERELERALIARIEDFLRAMGGLFAFVGSQFRLEVDDKEYFIDLLLYHRRLKCLVAIELKIGEFQPEFVGKMQFYLTALDRQVREEGENPSIGIILCKEKSRTVVEYALHDARKPIGVSTYRMVKRLPKELKGQLPSPAEISQLLEDAE
- a CDS encoding NAD(P)/FAD-dependent oxidoreductase, coding for MRCDLVVVGAGPAGSMTAKAAAEAGLDVVLLEKRQEIGDPVRCAEGVSKAALKKLVDPDPTWISAEVKGARIRGPDGTEIVISEDRAGAEVGYVLERKVFDRALAQEAAEAGAKVMVKTRALDLLWEGGVPAGVTAQFIGESLRIEAPLVVGADGVESKVGRWAGIDTALKPKDIETCAQFLVQDDKIDDDYCVFYLGNEIAPGGYVWSFPKGPSLANVGIGVLGSKADSGTPIRLLREFMKKNFPDGKVLEMMAGGVPVSGPIEATVADGVILVGDAARQSDPITGGGIINGMRAGVMAGEIAADLVPKGEVDKRSLQVYEKGWRETIGKSITRNFAVKEFFVDLTDDDLNRLIHSLDGIDVAELDLRGLLKVLVRQNPKHLLKLRHLIV
- a CDS encoding type II toxin-antitoxin system HicB family antitoxin — its product is MKYTVVLEPQEEGGYTVRCLELPGAISQGETKEEALMKIKEAIGLVFEVLRQELLVENAEVLKVELADLR
- a CDS encoding type II toxin-antitoxin system HicA family toxin, yielding MQKLPTIDGQELLKFLSSLGFVVVRTRGSHLQLRAEDGRSTTIPLHAKREVPKGLLRKIIRDDLEMSLEEFLDLFSEYRGR
- a CDS encoding methionine synthase codes for the protein MDYGPEIIFDDIGSYPLPAGMSRESLPQGGSYLAVVEEAMVQKVEAGVQRPTYPQFRDMIRMFMDPIEDPKRSESPYLVRAEEARILELSALEALGRRMEGAGGRLEARVCVTGPVELYISRFGATDYRDILDNLARSVGRFVEMAKLSRHFQVAVISIDEPSLGISPNVIFDDDEIKKALEIAARPCGGIDCEVHLHSPLMAEACSSVPGINVIGVESAANPDYLSLVDRRVLEDHGAFLRVGIARTDIDGMVARLNDRLETNLWLDPQRLAREVSASEAAELMEKRLADACRLFGDRVRYAGPDCGLGSWPSQRMAKDCLARCARAIASFASRG
- a CDS encoding type II toxin-antitoxin system HicB family antitoxin — encoded protein: MEKLHLPIIVEIDEDGYYIVSCPLLKACHTFGETIEEAMEKIKEVIEMCLEDTPIEDLKTFVGYRELEVVCDAEASYD
- a CDS encoding DUF1699 family protein, which translates into the protein MRLRVVSSKEEIPELNPNEQMIHLAFRPSNMDVMTLIQRCPRIRTVQTPPSYYRTMSKAARQFLEIQGVELLRGDVWGHRKDIDEYYEIDEGVIERISKLISEGRKIDEVVTLVKRETKLSEDMIKYILKTSVII